Part of the Luteitalea sp. genome, TACCATGTTCTGATTCGCGCCCGATGCGGCGCCATTGTTCCACGGGCTGACGGGTCTAGGTCCTGTTCACCGCTTGACCATAAGTGCTACATGTGACACAATGCGGGCATGCGTACAGCTGGTATCCGCGAAGCGCGTCAGCGCCTCACCGATCTCCTCGACGACGTGAAGAAGGGGCGGGAAGTGTTGATTACTGACCGCGGTCGGCCGGTCGCTCGATTGGCGCCTGTTGAGCGACGTCGTCCGTTCCCCGATCTGACCCGCGTGCGGCAGGCGTTCCGCGGGGCTGATCCCGCCTTGTCCCAGGCAGTTCTCGAAGGACGGGAAGACCGCCTGTGAGTGCTGATACCGAGCGATGGGCGGAGCCGATCTACCTAGACGCGAGTGCGCTGGTCAAATTGTTCGTCCCGGAAGCGGAAAGCGACGAGCTCAACCGGAGCCTTGACGGTCTGACCGACGTGATCGTTTCGGACCTGGCATTAACAGAGACGGCCTCTGCAGTCGCGCGTCGCACCCGCGAACAGCTTCTGACACGAGAAGAGGCGCAGCGCCTGTATCGGGAAGCGTCGAAGTTGCACGAATCATTGCACCGCGCGGAGCTGACGCCGCCGATTCATCGTCGCGCCGAACGGTTGATGCTGTCCCTCACGATTCCTCTCCGAGCACTCGATGCGCTCCACCTCGCAACGGCGCTCGACGCCGAAGCAGCCACGGTGGTGTCGTTCGATCCACGTTTGCGCGATGCGGCCGCGTCTCAAGGACTCTTCGTCGCACCCACGCTGGACTGATAGTGCGCTGGGGCTCGACAGGGTCGAGGAGACATCGTGGCGCTCTTCGCATCCACGTGCAGGCGCACGCGGGCGGTTGGTGTTTAGCCGCGGCCAACACGTGGACGTCGCTTCTCTGTAGCGGGCTTCCGACCTGATGCGGTCGCGCCTCTGATGTGAGGGCGTTTCAGCCAGGGCGCCAGCACGGCTTCCAGATCCCGGCTGATCCAGTCGACGGCCTTTCCTTCGCGATACGTTGCCCACGACATCAGCGATCCACCGATGACGGTTTCCACGGTACGCGCGAGGGAGCGCACGTCAGCGTCACGTAGCAGCTCGCCGGCCGCGCTGGCCGCCTCGAGCAGCGCCTCGATCTCGCGGCGGGTCGCACGTGCGTTCTCGACGAGATGCCCCCGGAGCACGTCGTCGGCGAGGTCACCCTGCAGGTAGGCAAGGTTTCATCGGCCGCAAGACGTTCGAAGTGATGCAGCGGGCGGGGGACGCCGCGCCGCCCACGCCGGGGATCCAGCACATCGTCTTCTCGCGGACGCTCCGACCAAGCGATTGTCCGCAGGCGACCCTCAGCGACGATGCGGAAAGGGTCGTTGCCGATCTCCGGAAGAAGCCCGGCCAGGACATCGCGCTGTTTGGTGGCGGCGAACTCTTCCGAAGTCTCTTGATTGCCGGCCTGGTAGACGAGGTGAACT contains:
- a CDS encoding PIN domain-containing protein; this translates as MSADTERWAEPIYLDASALVKLFVPEAESDELNRSLDGLTDVIVSDLALTETASAVARRTREQLLTREEAQRLYREASKLHESLHRAELTPPIHRRAERLMLSLTIPLRALDALHLATALDAEAATVVSFDPRLRDAAASQGLFVAPTLD
- a CDS encoding type II toxin-antitoxin system prevent-host-death family antitoxin gives rise to the protein MRTAGIREARQRLTDLLDDVKKGREVLITDRGRPVARLAPVERRRPFPDLTRVRQAFRGADPALSQAVLEGREDRL